A region from the Oncorhynchus kisutch isolate 150728-3 unplaced genomic scaffold, Okis_V2 scaffold3711, whole genome shotgun sequence genome encodes:
- the LOC116352903 gene encoding protein NDRG1-like, with amino-acid sequence MSRKGAHQHQQASQQIPSLMELDEVDLEENEAQVNVNPLPGLTGAVTRLMVGFREDDVETQFGQVHCTMKGVPKGSRPVIMTFHDIGLNYKSCFNPLFSHEDMQEIMRHFAVCHVDAPGQHEGASTLSTEYTYPSMDQLSETLPEVLKHFRFKSVIGLGSGAGAYILAKFALNHPDKVEGLVLININARAESVIDSLTHKMTGWIQALPDHVLNHMFGKEEIQNNPDLIATYRNHITNDVNQSNLAQFFKSYQSRRGLEIERPVPGRNINARTLQCPALLVVGDSSPAVEAVVESNAKLNPTQTTLLKMADCGGLPQVSQPGKLTEAFKYFIQGMGYMSSASMTRLVRSRTASGSSIASCDSSRSRSHANDHQPAREHTDVSTENVSNSTVDQTVVVSSSKTEDVC; translated from the exons ATGTCTAGGAAG GGTGCTCATCAACATCAACAGGCTTCTCAGCAGATCCCCTCTTTGATGGAGCTGGATGAGGTTGACCTGGAGGAAAATGAGGCGCAGGTCAACGTTAACCCACTTCCT GGGCTCACAGGGGCGGTTACTAGACTTATGGTCGGCTTTAGG GAGGATGACGTGGAGACTCAGTTTGGACAGGTCCACTGCACCATGAAGGGGGTTCCCAAGGGCAGCCGCCCCGTCATCATGACCTTCCATGATATTGGACTGAACT ACAAGTCGTGCTTCAACCCCCTGTTCAGCCACGAGGACATGCAGGAGATCATGAGGCACTTTGCCGTGTGCCACGTTGATGCCCCTGGGCAGCATGAGGGtgcctccactctctccacaGA GTACACCTACCCCTCTATGGACCAGCTCTCTGAGACTCTCCCTGAGGTCCTCAAGCACTTTCG GTTTAAGAGTGTCATTGGACTGGGCAGCGGTGCTGGTGCCTACATCCTCGCTAAATTTGCT CTGAACCATCCAGATAAGGTTGAGGGACTTGTCCTCATCAACATCAATGCACGTGCAGAGAGCGTGATTGATTCACTTACACACAAG atgACTGGCTGGATCCAAGCACTTCCTGATCATGTTCTAAACCACATGTTTGGAAAG GAGGAGATCCAGAACAACCCTGATCTGATCGCCACATACCGCAACCACATCACCAATGATGTCAACCAGTCCAACCTGGCCCAGTTCTTCAAGTCCTACCAGAGCCGCAGGGGCCTGGAGATCGAGAGGCCTGTCCCAGGGAGAAACATTAACGCCAGAACTCTGCA GTGTCCTGCTCTGTTGGTGGTGGGAGACAGCTCCCCTGCAGTCGAGGCTGTGGTCGAGAGCAACGCAAAGCTCAACCCAACACAGACCACACTGCTCAAG ATGGCTGACTGTGGAGGACTTCCCCAGGTGAGTCAGCCTGGCAAACTGACAGAGGCCTTCAAGTACTTCATCCAGGGCATGGGTTACA TGTCCTCAGCCAGCATGACCAGACTGGTGAGGTCCCGCACCGCCTCAGGCTCCAGCATCGCCTCCTGCGACAGCAGCAGGAGCCGCTCTCACGCCAACGACCACCAGCCCGCCCGGGAGCACACCGACGTGTCCACggagaatgtctccaacagcaccGTAGATCAGACCGTTGTCGTGTCCAGCAGCAAGACTGAGGATGTCTGCTAG